A window of the Linepithema humile isolate Giens D197 chromosome 4, Lhum_UNIL_v1.0, whole genome shotgun sequence genome harbors these coding sequences:
- the LOC105671680 gene encoding probable ribosome production factor 1 yields MKIKTLRKNPFSRIREEDDENQPSTSSKPPEVLLPSDSNFNHIKCKALRYQKCQQLMKEKAKAKKAAKKTRIQEDGPKQVPHTIESLREKDETMIVGNLEDEHNEELKVECEHDEFAAYYKQEYEPKVLITYADNPNRKTRIFGRELTRIIPNSISLYRNRSGVKKMVKSAIAKDFTDIIIVNEDQCKPNGMLIIHLPEGPTAHFKLNNVKITTELKRNHKEITEHRPEVILNNFTTRLGFTIGRMLGALFHYQPEFKGRRAVTFHNQRDYIFFRHHRYEFNTKTGKPKLRELGPRFTLRLRSLQRGTFDSKYGEYEWIIQGRRHKMETSRRKFFL; encoded by the exons ATGAAGATTAAAACTTTGCGAAAGAATCCTTTCAGTCGTATTAGAGAAGAAGATGACGAAAATCAACCGAGTACTTCGAGCAAACCTCCAGAAGTTTTGCTGCCTTCTGATAGTAACTTTAATCATATCAAATGCAAAGCTTTGAGGTATCAGAAATGTCAGCAATTAATGAAAGAGAAAGCAAAGGCGAAGAAAGCAGCGAAAAAGACGAGGATACAAGAGGATGGTCCGAAACAGGTGCCACACACTATAGAGAGCCTGCGAGAGAAGGATGAGACTATGATAGTAGGCAATCTTGAGGACGAGCACAACGAGGAGCTCAAAGTTGAATGTGAACACGACGAGTTTGCTGCTTATTACAAACAGGAATATGAACCTAAAGTCCTCATTACATATGCTGACAATCCAAACAGAAAAACCAGAATTTTTGGCAGGGAGCTTACGCGGATAATACCCAACTCTATTTCACTTTATAGAAATCGTTCTGGTGTTAAGAAAATGGTCAAAAGTGCTATTGCTAAAGATTTTACAgacataataattgttaatgaaGATCAATGCAAGCCAA ACGGAATGTTGATCATTCATTTGCCAGAAGGTCCCACAGCACATTTCAAGCTcaacaatgttaaaataacaacAGAATTGAAGCGCAATCATAAAGAAATCACTGAACATAGACCAGAagttattctaaataattttaccacACGTTTGGGATTTACTATCGGCAGAATGCTAGGAGCCTTGTTTCATTATCAACCAGAGTTTAAAGGGAGGAGAGCTGTGACATTTCACAATCAGAgagattacatatttttcagacACCATAg GTAtgaatttaatacaaaaacgGGAAAACCAAAATTACGAGAATTGGGTCCACGATTCACTCTGAGATTAAGATCACTGCAGCGTGGAACATTCGACAGCAAATATGGCGAATATGAGTGGATCATACAGGGACGCAGACATAAGATGGAGACAAGCAGAAGAAAGTTctttttgtga
- the Bet1 gene encoding BET1 homolog — protein sequence MRRSHSGGYGYEPLPSTSTQSPIEDENERMTEELKDKIHALKSLSIDIGTEVKYQDKFLRSMDDDFERTSGSLSGSVGRVLRLAKAGHNYYILYLFLFSIAVFFVLWIVLKFK from the exons ATGCGGCGTTCTCATTCGG gAGGCTATGGCTACGAGCCATTACCAAGTACATCTACACAAAGTCCTATAGAAGACGAGAATGAAAGGATGACTGAAGAACTAAAGGACAAGATTCATGCCTTAAAATCATTATCTATTGACATTGGCACTGAAGTCAAATATCAAGATAAATTCTTGAGATCAATG GATGATGATTTTGAAAGGACAAGTGGTTCCTTATCTGGCTCTGTAGGACGTGTTTTGCGCCTAGCAAAAGCAGGTCACAATTactatatcttatatttatttcttttttctatagCAGTATTTTTTGTGTTGTGGAtagttttgaaatttaaatga